Below is a window of Prosthecobacter algae DNA.
TATTGGGAGTCGAGGAGGTCAGAGTTTGCCCGGAAGGGCACGGTGGCAGTCATGGCGTTGGGGGTCAGGCAGAATGAGCCCTTTTGCTACGCTTGCAACTTTGTAAAGGACGTAATTGGAGGAATCTTCATGCAACCAAGGCCGAAGATCACCCGAAGATGCAAAAGCATGATGAAATGACCGACCTTTTCCGGCCCTTGATGTCACGCCTTCCCACCTCTATCTGCTGCCTTCATGCGCCTCGAACTCGTCAATACCGGCACCGAACTCTGCCTCGGTGACACCATCAACACCAATGCGGCCTGGATCGGCCAGCGAATGGCCGCCCTGGGCATCGAGGTGGCCCGGCAGACCATCGTGCCGGATGGAGGGGCTGTGCGCGAAGCCATTGAGGAAGCGGCTGCTCGCGCGGATGTGGTGCTGGTTTCCGGCGGTCTTGGGCCGACCAATGACGATGTGACCCGTGAATCCACGGCGGAGCTCCTGGGACTACCGCTCGTCCAGGATGCCGGAGTGACGGAGCAACTGAACGCCTACTTTGCCAAGCGCAACAAGGTGCCTGCCGTCTCCAACCTCCGCCAGGCCATGGTTCCTGTAGGCGCTACGGTGCTGGAAAACGCCTATGGCACGGCCCCTGGGCTGTATTTCCCGGCGGAGCTGAGTGCTGTCCGTGGGTGGCACAGCCATATTTTTCTGCTGCCTGGGCCGCCGCGTGAGATTAAGCCCATGGTGGAATCCTGTGTGGAACCGCGCTTGCGTGCGCTTCTGCCAGATGGCGAAAACCGCCGGGTCATCTATCTGAAGCTGACAGGCATTGGCGAGTCGGAGATCGTGGAAAAAGTGGAAAAAGACCTCGAGGCCCTGGCTGGGCTGGAGCTGGGTTACTGCATCGGCAAGGGAGATGTGGATGTGCGTCTGGCGGGGCTGGCCGGTCCGGTGGCGGCCGGGGCCCAGATTGTGCGCGAGCGATTGGGCGAATATATTTTGTCCGAAGACCGCCGCGTGCTGGAAGAGGTCATCATCCAGTTGCTGACGGAGCGCGAAGAGTGGCTAGCCACGGCGGAGTCCTGCACGGGAGGTTACCTTTCCAGCCGGCTCACGGATGTCAGCGGCTCCTCCAAGGTTTACGGTCATGGCTTTGTGACCTATGCGAATGAGGCCAAGGAGAAACATCTCGGCGTCTCGGCTGATCTTTTGCAAGTGCATGGTGCCGTGAGCGAGCCGGTGGCCCGGGCCATGGCCGAGGGATGCCTGCGCACATCCGGGGCGGATTACGCGATTTCCATCACAGGCATCGCAGGGCCGACGGGAGGCACGGAGGAAAAGCCAGCGGGTACGGTTTATGTCGGGCTGGCTTCAAAAGGGCGCGAGACGGTGGTGCGGAAGTTTTTTTACCCCATCTCGCGCGACCGTTTCAAGCTGCTGACTTCCCAGGCCGCGATGGACCTTTTGCGCAGGCTTATTCAAGGCCTGCCGCTTGGGTGATGCGGGCTGCGGCCTCAGGCTGGCGAGCTCATCTTTAGCCCGATGATGCCCGCCAGGATGAGGGCGATGCAGATGAGCCGGATAGCCGTGCGAGGCTCATCAAAAAAGACGATGCCGATGATCGCGGTGCCCACCGCGCCGATGCCGGTCCAGACGGCATAGGCG
It encodes the following:
- a CDS encoding competence/damage-inducible protein A encodes the protein MRLELVNTGTELCLGDTINTNAAWIGQRMAALGIEVARQTIVPDGGAVREAIEEAAARADVVLVSGGLGPTNDDVTRESTAELLGLPLVQDAGVTEQLNAYFAKRNKVPAVSNLRQAMVPVGATVLENAYGTAPGLYFPAELSAVRGWHSHIFLLPGPPREIKPMVESCVEPRLRALLPDGENRRVIYLKLTGIGESEIVEKVEKDLEALAGLELGYCIGKGDVDVRLAGLAGPVAAGAQIVRERLGEYILSEDRRVLEEVIIQLLTEREEWLATAESCTGGYLSSRLTDVSGSSKVYGHGFVTYANEAKEKHLGVSADLLQVHGAVSEPVARAMAEGCLRTSGADYAISITGIAGPTGGTEEKPAGTVYVGLASKGRETVVRKFFYPISRDRFKLLTSQAAMDLLRRLIQGLPLG